In Pleurocapsa sp. PCC 7319, the following are encoded in one genomic region:
- a CDS encoding HAD family phosphatase, with translation MSLKAVFLDFSGSIIDDETINQALIADIMLGENLLANDADYVEYCRGRSDRACLNDILVNRGRVLPDDYLDKLVETKAKAYLAQMEQLPKLPLSSHIEEFLIQLKEQNIAIGLVTGASRSVVEYILQRANLREKFDLIVTGEDTISSKPEPDPYLLAIQNLSLQPDECLAIEDNPIGIESAKQAKIQVVGIANIYPLHMLQRIANWTVDNFLEIELERIDRVLSQP, from the coding sequence ATGAGTCTAAAAGCAGTTTTTTTGGATTTCAGTGGCTCAATCATTGATGATGAGACAATCAATCAAGCATTAATCGCAGACATAATGCTAGGTGAGAATTTACTGGCAAATGATGCAGACTATGTTGAATACTGTCGAGGTAGAAGCGATCGCGCCTGCTTAAATGACATCTTAGTTAATCGTGGTCGAGTTCTCCCTGATGACTATCTTGATAAGTTAGTTGAGACCAAAGCTAAAGCCTATTTAGCACAGATGGAACAACTACCAAAATTGCCTCTTTCATCCCACATTGAAGAATTTTTAATTCAGCTAAAAGAGCAAAATATAGCTATTGGTTTAGTAACTGGTGCTAGCCGTTCCGTGGTCGAATATATTCTACAAAGAGCAAATCTTCGGGAAAAATTTGACTTAATTGTTACTGGTGAAGATACTATTTCCAGCAAACCCGAACCCGATCCTTATCTCTTAGCTATTCAAAACCTTAGTCTGCAACCCGATGAATGTCTGGCGATCGAAGATAATCCCATTGGTATAGAATCAGCTAAACAAGCCAAAATACAGGTTGTGGGAATTGCTAATATTTATCCCTTACATATGTTGCAAAGGATAGCAAATTGGACAGTCGATAACTTCCTGGAAATTGAGCTAGAGAGAATTGATCGAGTATTGTCTCAGCCTTAA
- a CDS encoding WecB/TagA/CpsF family glycosyltransferase, with protein sequence MKAKRVNILGIQIDNIGMYELIDKLRLNGGVVFTPNVDHLIKLQKNREFYRVYQEADYRVCDSQLIMFASHFLGQPIGEKVSGSDLFPAYYRRCANDESVKIFLLGGLEGVAEQARININAKVGRNMVVDTYCPPFGFENDPVECRKITRRINNSGANVLAIGVGAPKQEQWISKYRSRLKGIEIFLAIGATINFEAGNVKRAPAWMSSAGLEWLYRLALEPSRLWRRYLVEDLAFFVLVLRQKFNLNHKRNFTCEKNLFESR encoded by the coding sequence ATGAAAGCAAAGCGAGTAAATATACTAGGTATTCAAATTGATAATATTGGTATGTATGAGCTTATAGATAAGCTTAGACTTAATGGTGGAGTGGTATTTACCCCTAATGTGGATCATCTGATAAAACTTCAAAAAAATCGAGAATTTTATCGGGTCTATCAAGAAGCAGATTATCGGGTGTGTGATAGCCAGTTAATCATGTTTGCTTCTCACTTTCTGGGACAACCGATCGGCGAAAAAGTTTCTGGTTCGGATTTATTTCCAGCTTATTACCGTCGCTGCGCTAATGACGAGAGCGTCAAAATCTTCTTGTTAGGTGGTTTAGAAGGAGTTGCTGAACAGGCGCGTATTAATATTAATGCCAAAGTTGGTCGTAATATGGTCGTAGACACCTATTGTCCTCCCTTTGGTTTTGAAAATGATCCTGTCGAGTGCCGCAAAATCACCCGGAGGATCAATAATTCTGGAGCAAATGTCTTGGCAATTGGGGTAGGGGCTCCAAAGCAAGAACAATGGATTAGTAAGTATAGGTCCAGATTAAAAGGAATTGAAATATTCTTGGCGATCGGTGCCACGATCAATTTTGAAGCCGGTAATGTGAAAAGAGCACCAGCATGGATGAGCTCAGCTGGTTTGGAATGGCTCTATCGATTAGCATTAGAACCAAGTAGATTGTGGAGACGATATTTAGTGGAAGATCTAGCATTTTTCGTGCTAGTTTTACGCCAAAAGTTTAATTTAAATCATAAAAGAAATTTTACTTGCGAAAAAAACTTGTTTGAATCTAGATAA
- a CDS encoding HhoA/HhoB/HtrA family serine endopeptidase — MKHSTLLKKATTSLSLVLLGGGLALGGNHLINSPQSFAQDSTDSDVAVETETTPPQETAIAVPQNYVSAVVNKVGDSVVRIDASRTVSTNAPAMFKDPFFRQFFGSQIPNIPDKQVQRGFGSGFVVSSDGLILTNAHVVDGSDRVTITLKDGRSFEGKVMGTDSLTDVAVIKIEAEDLPAVTFADSEKLQPGEWAIAIGNPLGLDNTVTTGIVSATGRSSSQVGVADKRVSFIQTDAAINPGNSGGPLLNAKGEVIGINTAIIQRAQGLGFAIPINTAQNIAEDLIANGKVDHSFLGIQMAQITPQLKEQLKSQTNFSLNAEKGVLIVDVVPNSPADKAGLKPGDVIQTIAAQKVTETDEVQQTVAKTKVGEKLNLGLQRDDKQVNVEVKVGILPTSN; from the coding sequence ATGAAACATTCTACTCTTTTGAAAAAAGCCACAACCTCCTTATCTCTGGTTCTTTTAGGGGGAGGTTTAGCCTTGGGTGGAAACCATTTAATCAACTCTCCCCAAAGTTTTGCCCAAGACTCGACAGATTCTGATGTGGCAGTGGAAACAGAAACTACGCCGCCACAAGAGACAGCGATCGCTGTTCCCCAAAACTACGTCAGTGCCGTAGTCAATAAAGTCGGAGATTCAGTAGTACGAATTGATGCTTCTCGTACTGTTTCGACTAACGCTCCTGCAATGTTCAAGGATCCTTTTTTTCGTCAATTCTTCGGTTCCCAGATTCCCAATATTCCCGATAAACAAGTTCAAAGAGGATTTGGCTCAGGATTTGTAGTTAGTTCTGATGGATTGATCCTGACCAATGCTCACGTTGTCGATGGTAGCGATCGAGTTACGATAACTCTCAAAGACGGACGTTCTTTTGAAGGAAAAGTAATGGGAACAGATAGCTTGACCGATGTGGCGGTAATAAAAATAGAAGCTGAAGACTTACCAGCAGTTACTTTTGCTGACTCGGAAAAGCTACAACCTGGAGAATGGGCGATCGCCATTGGTAATCCTTTAGGGTTAGATAATACTGTGACTACGGGAATCGTAAGTGCGACTGGTAGAAGTAGCTCTCAGGTAGGTGTAGCAGACAAGCGAGTTAGCTTTATTCAAACCGATGCCGCAATTAATCCTGGTAATTCTGGTGGACCTTTACTGAATGCTAAGGGTGAAGTTATTGGCATCAATACGGCAATTATTCAAAGAGCGCAAGGTCTTGGTTTTGCTATTCCCATCAATACTGCTCAAAATATCGCCGAGGATCTAATCGCTAATGGTAAAGTAGATCACTCCTTTTTGGGTATTCAAATGGCACAAATTACGCCGCAACTAAAAGAACAGCTAAAAAGTCAGACAAATTTCAGCTTAAACGCCGAAAAAGGAGTTTTAATTGTTGATGTTGTCCCTAACTCTCCGGCCGATAAAGCAGGATTAAAACCAGGTGATGTGATTCAAACTATTGCTGCGCAAAAAGTTACTGAAACTGACGAAGTACAACAAACGGTAGCTAAAACTAAAGTAGGCGAAAAACTCAACCTTGGTTTGCAACGTGATGATAAACAAGTAAATGTCGAGGTAAAAGTTGGGATACTGCCCACTTCTAACTAG
- a CDS encoding HhoA/HhoB/HtrA family serine endopeptidase, giving the protein MKKHRFLGKVASHATALFLGVILTFGSIRVTSSQADTLNYNSGVDLKNNPIVLKEETLAQVPLNTSTSFVTAAIAKTGPAVVRIDTEKTIASRVDPIFEDPFFREFFGDRFGNPMPRERQVRGQGSGFITQKNGIVLTNAHVVSGADRVTVTLKDGREFEGVVKGTDEVTDLAVVKIDPRGVDLPIAPLGNSSNVQVGDWAIAVGNPVGLNNTVTLGIISTLTRSSAQVGIPDKRIDFLQTDAAINPGNSGGPLLNERGEVIGINTAIRPDANGIGFAIPIDKAKSITNTLATGKKVPHPYIGVQMRTLTPELAQRNNQDPNSPFFIPETEGVLIVRVLPDTPAANSGLRLGDVIVAIDGQAINDAGQLQSIVDGSGLNKSLQFTVLRGDRTLKLNIVTTQLRGLS; this is encoded by the coding sequence ATGAAAAAGCACAGATTTCTAGGTAAAGTGGCTAGCCACGCTACAGCACTTTTTTTAGGAGTCATTTTGACTTTTGGCAGTATTAGAGTAACGTCCTCCCAAGCGGACACATTAAATTACAACTCTGGAGTTGATCTTAAAAATAATCCTATTGTTCTAAAAGAAGAAACATTAGCCCAAGTTCCACTCAATACGTCTACTAGTTTTGTTACTGCTGCGATCGCTAAAACTGGACCGGCAGTAGTCAGAATAGATACCGAGAAGACAATCGCCAGTAGGGTAGACCCCATCTTTGAAGATCCTTTCTTTCGGGAATTTTTTGGCGATCGCTTTGGTAATCCAATGCCCAGAGAAAGGCAGGTGAGAGGTCAGGGATCAGGATTTATCACCCAGAAAAACGGGATCGTCTTAACTAATGCTCATGTAGTTAGCGGTGCAGATCGGGTTACGGTTACTCTCAAAGATGGACGAGAATTTGAAGGAGTCGTGAAAGGGACAGATGAAGTTACCGACTTAGCTGTAGTCAAAATTGACCCTCGGGGAGTGGATCTTCCCATTGCTCCCCTAGGTAACTCTAGTAATGTGCAGGTTGGAGATTGGGCGATCGCAGTAGGTAATCCTGTCGGCTTAAACAATACCGTTACTTTAGGTATTATCAGTACTCTAACTCGTTCTTCGGCCCAGGTAGGTATTCCTGACAAACGAATTGACTTTTTACAAACAGATGCAGCGATTAACCCTGGTAATTCTGGAGGGCCATTATTAAATGAACGGGGAGAAGTGATTGGCATTAATACTGCTATTCGACCTGATGCCAATGGTATTGGCTTTGCTATCCCCATTGATAAGGCGAAATCGATTACTAATACCCTAGCTACAGGTAAAAAGGTTCCTCATCCCTATATCGGCGTACAAATGCGAACTTTAACTCCTGAATTAGCGCAAAGAAATAATCAAGATCCTAATTCTCCCTTCTTTATCCCGGAAACTGAAGGAGTACTGATTGTGCGAGTATTACCTGATACTCCCGCTGCCAATTCAGGTTTACGTCTGGGAGATGTAATTGTGGCGATTGATGGTCAAGCAATTAATGATGCTGGTCAATTACAATCCATAGTGGATGGTAGTGGCTTAAATAAAAGCCTCCAGTTCACCGTTCTACGAGGCGATCGTACTTTGAAATTAAATATTGTTACGACGCAATTACGAGGACTATCTTAA
- the thiC gene encoding phosphomethylpyrimidine synthase, which translates to MRTEWVAKRRGQGNVSQMHYARQGIITEEMHYVATRERLPVDLIRDEVARGRMIIPANINHTNLEPMCIGIASSCKVNANIGASPNSSDIDEEVAKLDLAVKYGADTLMDLSTGGGNLDEIRTAIINASPIPIGTVPIYQALESVHGDMDKLCADDFLHIIEKHAQQGVDYMTIHAGILIEHLPLVKNRLTGIVSRGGGIIARWMLHHHKQNPLYTHFDDIIEIFKRYDVSFSLGDSLRPGCTHDASDEAQLAELKTLGQLTRRAWEHDVQVMVEGPGHVPMDQIEFNVKKQMEECSEAPFYVLGPLVTDIAPGYDHITSAIGAAMAGWYGTAMLCYVTPKEHLGLPNAEDVRNGLIAYKIAAHAADIARHRHGARDRDDELSRARYNFDWEKQFELSLDPERAKEYHDETLPADIYKTAEFCSMCGPKFCPMQTKVDADALTELEKFLAQEEEKKTVKS; encoded by the coding sequence ATGAGAACGGAATGGGTTGCCAAGCGACGAGGTCAAGGCAATGTATCTCAGATGCACTATGCGCGTCAGGGAATCATTACCGAAGAAATGCACTACGTCGCCACACGAGAGCGTTTACCTGTAGACTTAATTCGCGATGAAGTAGCTAGGGGTCGGATGATTATCCCTGCTAATATTAATCACACCAACTTAGAACCAATGTGTATTGGTATTGCTTCTAGCTGTAAAGTAAATGCCAATATTGGTGCTTCTCCTAATTCTTCTGATATCGATGAAGAAGTAGCCAAGCTAGACTTAGCAGTTAAATACGGTGCTGACACCCTAATGGATTTGTCTACTGGAGGCGGTAATTTAGACGAAATCCGTACCGCAATTATCAATGCCTCACCAATCCCCATTGGTACAGTACCCATTTATCAGGCACTAGAAAGTGTTCACGGTGACATGGATAAACTCTGTGCTGATGATTTTCTCCATATCATCGAAAAACACGCTCAACAGGGTGTGGACTACATGACTATTCATGCAGGTATCTTAATTGAACACCTGCCCTTAGTTAAAAACCGTCTGACAGGGATTGTATCTCGTGGAGGCGGAATTATTGCTCGTTGGATGCTACATCATCACAAGCAAAACCCCCTTTACACCCATTTTGATGACATCATTGAAATCTTTAAGCGATATGACGTTTCTTTTAGTTTAGGCGATTCTTTACGTCCTGGCTGTACTCACGATGCTTCCGATGAAGCACAATTAGCCGAACTTAAAACTCTTGGTCAACTGACTCGCCGTGCTTGGGAACACGATGTACAGGTAATGGTAGAAGGTCCTGGTCATGTACCTATGGATCAGATTGAATTTAATGTCAAAAAACAAATGGAAGAGTGCAGCGAAGCACCTTTCTATGTTCTTGGTCCTTTGGTGACAGATATTGCTCCTGGTTACGACCATATAACCTCGGCGATCGGTGCGGCAATGGCAGGTTGGTACGGTACAGCAATGCTATGTTATGTTACCCCCAAAGAACACTTGGGCTTACCCAATGCGGAAGATGTGCGTAACGGCTTAATTGCTTACAAAATAGCAGCTCATGCAGCAGATATCGCTCGTCATCGCCACGGAGCAAGAGATCGAGATGATGAGCTTTCTAGAGCCCGTTATAACTTTGATTGGGAGAAACAGTTTGAATTATCTCTCGATCCAGAAAGGGCTAAAGAATATCATGACGAAACTTTACCAGCAGACATTTATAAAACAGCAGAATTCTGCTCAATGTGTGGTCCTAAATTCTGTCCTATGCAAACCAAAGTTGATGCTGATGCGTTGACTGAATTGGAGAAATTCTTAGCCCAGGAAGAGGAGAAGAAAACTGTTAAGAGTTAA
- a CDS encoding DUF3177 family protein: protein MDIWFRPLVWMDYRLGVLLTLILPMVLLVWALFQRQEAMQKLLIIYWRVASLVMITLYLLIPGWKIGFISAVAAPILIAIALWFWVDLNEEIRDISQSTIKLVFTSWRWAMTAYCVLGAIAKSIFLPCGLSNSTVQTTFCQVWLEAPQAYRNLFHDKPGNEGFLGFMGAVGLIIYLIYLVYFVLIRLGKQGRSALEQ from the coding sequence ATGGATATTTGGTTTAGACCTCTAGTATGGATGGACTATCGTTTGGGTGTATTACTAACCCTAATACTGCCTATGGTGCTGTTGGTTTGGGCGTTGTTCCAGAGACAAGAAGCTATGCAAAAATTGCTGATTATTTACTGGCGGGTTGCCAGTCTTGTTATGATCACGCTTTATTTGCTAATCCCTGGTTGGAAGATAGGTTTTATTAGTGCTGTTGCAGCTCCTATCTTAATTGCGATCGCTCTCTGGTTTTGGGTTGATTTAAATGAAGAAATTCGAGATATATCCCAGAGTACTATCAAGCTGGTGTTTACTTCCTGGCGCTGGGCGATGACGGCCTATTGCGTTTTAGGAGCGATCGCTAAATCAATTTTTCTTCCCTGTGGTTTGTCTAATAGCACGGTGCAAACTACTTTTTGTCAGGTTTGGTTAGAAGCTCCCCAAGCATATCGTAATTTATTCCATGATAAACCTGGAAACGAAGGTTTCTTGGGCTTTATGGGAGCAGTAGGATTAATAATTTATCTCATTTATTTGGTATATTTTGTCTTGATTCGCCTCGGTAAACAAGGAAGATCTGCATTGGAACAGTAG
- a CDS encoding DUF421 domain-containing protein, which yields MIASTANVINWAFGLDSPQLNLWQMGLRAATIYIAALIMIRMVGDRRFIGKYAAFDVVLSIIFGSTLSRAINGTSAFFETIFASFILVVMHWLFSAIAFYFSRFESKIKGRSRILIRDGQLCYQAMQACHITREDLASTLRLQCQIDRLDRVEKACLERNGEISFSLKTKLVSGQQ from the coding sequence ATGATTGCCTCAACAGCAAATGTAATAAACTGGGCTTTTGGATTAGATTCCCCGCAGCTAAATCTTTGGCAAATGGGATTAAGGGCAGCTACGATTTATATTGCTGCTTTAATCATGATTAGAATGGTAGGAGACCGTCGTTTTATTGGGAAGTATGCTGCTTTTGATGTAGTTCTTAGTATTATTTTTGGCTCTACTCTGAGTCGTGCTATTAATGGAACTTCAGCCTTTTTTGAAACTATCTTTGCTAGCTTTATTTTAGTAGTAATGCATTGGTTATTCTCGGCAATAGCATTTTATTTCAGCAGATTTGAAAGTAAAATAAAAGGGCGATCGCGAATTTTAATTAGAGATGGTCAATTGTGTTACCAAGCCATGCAAGCTTGTCACATAACCAGAGAAGATTTAGCATCTACGCTACGTCTTCAATGTCAGATAGATCGACTTGACCGCGTAGAAAAAGCTTGTTTAGAAAGGAATGGTGAAATTAGCTTTAGTTTGAAAACCAAATTGGTAAGTGGTCAACAATAA
- a CDS encoding response regulator transcription factor yields MIRVLLVDDQSIVREGLSSLLQTQADLEIVGEAENGKVAVERSLVLKPDVILMDIRMPIMDGIAAIRILAEQAPEIKILVLTTFDDDQYVTQAMAHGAHGYLLKDTPSSELAQAIRSVNQGYTQLGPGLFSKAITPQNTKQNRFNSQETPSIPPELAGLTNREKEVLQLIAIGYSNREIAAELHIAERTVKNHVNSILRSLNLRDRTQAAILANKHL; encoded by the coding sequence ATGATTCGTGTATTGTTAGTAGACGACCAGAGTATTGTCCGAGAAGGATTATCAAGTTTATTACAGACTCAAGCCGATTTAGAAATTGTGGGCGAGGCGGAAAATGGCAAAGTAGCAGTCGAGCGATCGCTTGTCCTCAAACCAGACGTAATTCTAATGGATATCCGAATGCCCATCATGGATGGTATTGCAGCGATTCGGATACTTGCTGAGCAAGCACCGGAGATCAAAATTTTAGTGTTGACTACTTTTGATGACGATCAATACGTTACTCAAGCAATGGCTCATGGTGCCCACGGATATTTACTTAAAGATACTCCCTCCTCAGAATTAGCTCAGGCAATTCGCTCTGTTAATCAAGGCTATACTCAACTAGGTCCTGGACTATTTTCTAAAGCAATTACTCCTCAAAATACGAAGCAGAATCGCTTTAATTCCCAAGAAACACCCAGTATCCCACCAGAATTAGCTGGATTGACTAATAGGGAAAAAGAAGTATTACAATTGATTGCCATCGGCTATAGTAATCGAGAAATTGCTGCGGAACTACATATAGCCGAGCGTACTGTAAAAAACCATGTTAATAGTATTTTGCGCTCACTTAATCTGCGCGATCGCACTCAAGCTGCGATTTTGGCAAACAAGCATTTATAG
- a CDS encoding Hsp70 family protein, whose amino-acid sequence MVSNSSIATSYAIDFGTSNTAIARWNTATEKAELVKLPGLSQQLSSLPPLIPSLVYIEDAQAAKIIAGQAVRDRGLDFANNPRYFRSFKRGIGTEIQGFLPELDGKNLSFEQVGEWFLQELISNLRGETEENLQSLVLTVPVDSFESYRNWLMGVCQSLKVEQIRILDEPTAAALGYGAADQELLLVIDFGGGTIDFSLVQLSQKTAETQGYILKWGKKMLGESTTQRKNLARVIAKAGDNLGGADIDNWLVDYFQSTQELPKSILTTRLAERLKIKLTSTTEANEVYFNDETLETYELELDRDRFENILRQQRFFERLDDLMTQVLQQARRNGVETQDINSVLLVGGSIQIPAVQNWVKQYFDEAKIKNDHNFEAIATGALQVSRTVEVKDFLYHSYGIRYWNRKTNAHSWHPIIKTGQPYPTESPVELVLGASTPNQSSIELIIGELGQETATTEVYFDGDRLVTRSGTSVNTSVQALNDREGARTIAQLKPLGNPGSDRLKLLFSVDSKRYLRITVEDLLTQETLQNNYIVVQLN is encoded by the coding sequence ATGGTAAGTAATTCCAGTATCGCTACCTCCTATGCAATTGATTTTGGCACTAGTAATACGGCAATTGCTCGCTGGAATACTGCCACCGAAAAAGCGGAACTAGTTAAACTACCTGGTTTGTCCCAACAACTTAGCTCTCTCCCTCCTCTAATTCCCAGCCTAGTCTATATCGAAGATGCTCAGGCTGCTAAAATTATCGCAGGACAGGCAGTACGCGATCGTGGTCTGGATTTTGCCAATAATCCCCGTTATTTTCGTAGTTTTAAGCGGGGAATTGGTACCGAAATCCAAGGTTTTTTACCCGAATTAGATGGCAAAAACCTCTCTTTTGAACAGGTGGGCGAATGGTTTTTGCAGGAGTTAATTAGTAACCTGCGAGGGGAAACAGAGGAAAATCTCCAGTCTTTGGTTTTGACTGTTCCTGTTGATAGTTTTGAATCCTATCGTAACTGGCTAATGGGGGTTTGTCAGTCGCTGAAGGTAGAGCAGATTAGAATCTTAGATGAACCCACCGCAGCGGCTTTAGGCTATGGTGCAGCCGATCAAGAGTTGCTATTGGTGATCGATTTTGGCGGGGGGACAATTGATTTTTCCCTAGTACAGCTGTCACAAAAAACTGCCGAAACCCAAGGCTATATCCTCAAGTGGGGTAAAAAAATGTTGGGAGAAAGCACTACACAAAGGAAAAATCTGGCTCGGGTGATTGCCAAAGCAGGAGATAATTTGGGAGGGGCAGATATTGATAATTGGCTGGTTGATTATTTTCAAAGTACCCAAGAGTTGCCCAAATCTATTCTGACAACTCGTTTAGCCGAAAGATTGAAGATTAAGCTTACTTCCACAACTGAAGCCAATGAAGTTTATTTCAACGACGAAACTTTAGAAACCTATGAATTAGAACTTGATCGAGATCGCTTTGAAAATATCCTGAGACAACAACGGTTTTTTGAACGACTTGATGATTTAATGACTCAAGTTTTACAACAGGCACGACGTAATGGTGTCGAGACTCAGGATATAAACTCAGTCTTGTTAGTTGGTGGCTCGATACAAATACCTGCAGTACAAAACTGGGTCAAACAATATTTTGATGAAGCTAAGATAAAGAATGACCATAATTTTGAGGCGATCGCCACTGGAGCCCTACAAGTTTCTAGAACTGTTGAAGTTAAAGACTTTTTATACCATAGCTATGGTATTCGCTACTGGAATCGTAAAACCAATGCTCACAGTTGGCACCCGATCATTAAAACAGGACAGCCTTATCCAACAGAAAGCCCAGTAGAGCTTGTTTTAGGAGCATCTACTCCCAACCAAAGTAGTATTGAACTCATTATTGGCGAATTGGGTCAAGAAACCGCTACTACGGAAGTTTATTTTGATGGCGATCGCTTAGTGACTCGTTCTGGAACTTCTGTTAATACTAGTGTTCAGGCTTTAAATGATCGTGAAGGAGCGAGGACAATTGCCCAACTCAAACCATTGGGCAATCCAGGGAGCGATCGCCTTAAACTTTTATTCAGCGTTGATTCTAAAAGATATCTACGTATTACGGTAGAAGACTTATTAACCCAAGAAACTTTACAGAATAATTATATAGTAGTTCAACTAAATTAA
- a CDS encoding Calvin cycle protein CP12, with product MSDIQEQIQKERQSAREVCDLDATSAECAAAWDAVEELSAEAAHQKQNAPQKSSLEKYCDDNPDALECRVYED from the coding sequence ATGAGCGATATACAAGAACAAATACAAAAAGAAAGACAATCTGCTAGAGAGGTCTGTGATCTTGATGCAACTTCTGCAGAATGTGCTGCTGCTTGGGATGCAGTAGAAGAACTTTCCGCAGAAGCTGCACACCAAAAACAAAATGCTCCCCAAAAAAGCTCTTTAGAAAAGTATTGTGACGATAACCCCGATGCTTTAGAGTGTCGTGTTTATGAAGACTAA